A window of Chlorobium phaeobacteroides DSM 266 genomic DNA:
ATGTCCTCAACTGGGCGAGATTGTCTTCACTCTGGCCTATGGGTTTCGGGCTTGCCTGTTGCGCCATTGAGATGATGGCAACCAACGCTTCTAACTACGATCTCGAGCGGTTCGGAATTTTTCCTCGCTCATCGCCTCGTCAGTCTGATCTCATGCTTGTTGCAGGCACGGTTTCCATGAAAATGGCCGAGCGGGTTGTGCGCCTCTACGAGCAGATGCCTGAGCCGCGCTATGTGCTTTCGATGGGCAGTTGCTCAAACTGCGGGGGGCCTTACTGGGAGCATGGATACCATGTGCTCAAGGGTGTTGACCGTATTATTCCCGTTGATGTTTATGTTCCGGGTT
This region includes:
- a CDS encoding NADH-quinone oxidoreductase subunit B, which translates into the protein MGLLDAGITKHNVLITSVDNVLNWARLSSLWPMGFGLACCAIEMMATNASNYDLERFGIFPRSSPRQSDLMLVAGTVSMKMAERVVRLYEQMPEPRYVLSMGSCSNCGGPYWEHGYHVLKGVDRIIPVDVYVPGCPPRPESLIGGLMKVQELIRMEQIGISRADALKKLAEKSVDPRVVIEEERKALRA